The following coding sequences are from one Fibrobacter sp. window:
- a CDS encoding methyl-accepting chemotaxis protein produces MRDRNFRKPLGNFFIKKSLQFRFTIQILLIFLVCVLATTVSFMHIYNSKSREGSFYYMSNDIMKDLQLKSILGIVLPPVVAAELVAVLLAFGIGLFSSRKIAVPVYKIEKWAAKLKNGKLNTTLAFREEDRLKELAVQCNAATDFYRQIFSEIKTHTEGISEFPTQPEKVIDSSNRIKELLSRIDL; encoded by the coding sequence GTGCGCGACAGAAATTTCCGTAAACCATTGGGCAACTTTTTTATCAAAAAGTCTCTTCAGTTCAGATTTACTATTCAGATACTGCTTATTTTCCTGGTCTGTGTACTTGCCACCACAGTCTCGTTCATGCACATTTACAATTCCAAGTCCAGAGAGGGCAGTTTTTATTACATGAGCAATGATATAATGAAGGATCTTCAGCTTAAAAGCATTCTGGGGATAGTACTGCCACCGGTAGTAGCTGCCGAACTGGTTGCTGTACTTCTTGCTTTTGGAATAGGTCTGTTTTCTTCCAGAAAAATCGCAGTTCCTGTTTACAAGATCGAGAAGTGGGCAGCAAAGCTTAAAAATGGAAAACTCAATACCACTCTTGCGTTTCGAGAAGAGGACCGACTGAAGGAACTGGCAGTGCAGTGCAATGCCGCTACAGACTTCTACAGGCAGATATTCAGTGAGATAAAAACTCATACTGAAGGCATTTCCGAATTCCCCACTCAGCCCGAAAAAGTAATTGATAGCAGCAACCGCATAAAAGAACTGCTGAGCAGGATTGATTTATAA